One segment of Arcanobacterium phocae DNA contains the following:
- the ispF gene encoding 2-C-methyl-D-erythritol 2,4-cyclodiphosphate synthase — MTPEMRVGTAVDIHAFSAQSERPLFLACMYWPGEQGLDGHSDADVVAHAAADALLIASGIGELGTVFGVDRPEWAGASGSSLLAESVRLVREAGWEIMNVSVQLLGQKPRFAPRKKEAEQAMTAVVGAPVSVSASTSDHLGFVGRKEGLAAIATALVTRN; from the coding sequence ATGACTCCCGAAATGCGAGTCGGAACGGCTGTTGACATCCATGCCTTTTCTGCGCAATCAGAACGGCCACTATTCTTGGCGTGTATGTATTGGCCTGGAGAACAAGGACTCGATGGGCATTCCGATGCTGATGTGGTAGCTCATGCTGCAGCCGATGCACTATTAATAGCTTCTGGCATTGGCGAACTGGGAACAGTTTTTGGCGTTGATCGGCCCGAGTGGGCGGGTGCATCGGGAAGTTCGCTGTTAGCCGAGTCAGTTCGTCTGGTACGCGAAGCTGGCTGGGAAATTATGAATGTGAGTGTGCAATTATTGGGGCAAAAGCCGCGGTTTGCACCGCGCAAAAAAGAAGCAGAACAGGCGATGACCGCCGTCGTAGGCGCGCCAGTTTCTGTTTCTGCGTCTACCTCAGATCATCTCGGCTTTGTTGGACGAAAAGAAGGGCTGGCGGCGATTGCGACTGCTCTTGTAACACGCAACTGA
- the rlmB gene encoding 23S rRNA (guanosine(2251)-2'-O)-methyltransferase RlmB, which yields MAGHFGRPGAVRKGVKKGGKVGSGGQRRRGLEGKGPTPKAEDRTYHPAHKKKVAREAAIAKAAGPKLRGHLHTPEGFELVSGRNPVVEIVTSGIPFSRVFVVGSLANDDRVAAVLQKATESGADLIEVTRQELDKMTDGQVHQGIAVEIPPYEYVDVDELVTLGADHLEPGLIVALDSVTDPHNLGAAMRSASAFRADGVLIPERRSAGVNATVWKVSAGAAARVPVARETNLVRALECLKEHGYFVVGLAGEGDAQIDSLDMADVPVVVVTGSEGKGLSRLVRDTCDVIASIPIASEMESLNAAVATGIALYQLDVNRRKFHQKKA from the coding sequence ATGGCAGGTCATTTCGGGCGTCCGGGTGCGGTACGTAAAGGTGTTAAAAAAGGCGGCAAGGTTGGTTCTGGTGGTCAGCGCCGGCGGGGCTTAGAAGGCAAGGGTCCAACACCGAAAGCAGAGGATCGCACATACCATCCGGCGCATAAGAAGAAAGTCGCGCGTGAAGCTGCGATTGCTAAAGCTGCTGGACCAAAATTACGCGGTCATTTACATACACCAGAGGGGTTCGAGCTGGTATCTGGCCGTAATCCGGTGGTGGAGATAGTCACCTCTGGAATTCCATTTAGTCGAGTTTTTGTTGTTGGCTCGTTAGCCAATGATGATCGCGTTGCTGCGGTTTTACAAAAGGCAACCGAGTCGGGTGCTGATCTTATTGAAGTAACTCGCCAAGAACTCGACAAAATGACTGATGGGCAGGTTCATCAGGGTATCGCGGTTGAGATCCCGCCATACGAATATGTCGATGTTGACGAATTGGTAACGTTGGGTGCAGATCATCTCGAGCCGGGGCTAATCGTAGCCCTGGACTCGGTAACTGATCCGCATAACCTAGGTGCAGCTATGCGTTCGGCGTCAGCTTTCCGGGCAGACGGTGTTCTTATTCCGGAGCGGCGCAGTGCTGGAGTCAATGCGACGGTTTGGAAGGTTTCTGCCGGAGCGGCAGCACGTGTACCAGTAGCACGTGAAACTAACCTTGTACGAGCGTTAGAGTGCCTGAAAGAACATGGTTATTTCGTCGTCGGCCTGGCCGGTGAAGGCGATGCTCAGATTGATTCTCTTGATATGGCAGATGTGCCCGTCGTCGTTGTTACAGGATCAGAAGGAAAAGGTCTATCCCGTCTTGTTCGCGATACGTGTGATGTGATTGCATCTATTCCAATCGCTTCGGAAATGGAGTCCCTTAACGCAGCGGTAGCTACGGGAATCGCACTATATCAATTAGACGTCAACCGTAGAAAATTCCACCAAAAGAAGGCCTGA
- a CDS encoding MFS transporter — MKLETTSLPSNDAFPFPPESPSPEKASKNTNLFTKKVIYWGLWDWGSAAFNAIVTTFIFAFYISNPKLFGDHANTYLGWALGIAGIIIALIAPALGQAVDRSGKRATVLSITTLGTAAIIALLFFVKPGEDYLMLGLVLIGIGNILFETGSVVYNSLLSDLADKEQYGRISGFGWGLGYLGGIVLLLILFVGFINPEVGWFGVTSYQGLNVRVSMLVAAAWLAGFSLPLIFTLKNKPRAEESPVDGFFNAYRELFRSIAELWRNDRIVLWFLISSAIYRDGLAGVFSFGAIIAGVAFGFSNSEVILFGIAANVVAGFFTIGFGWLDDRIGAAKVVILSVSSMVILGLCVFFFHDGLFGFTGHEIYWAFGLALCVFVGPTQSASRTYLARLAPEGEEAEIFGLYATTGRAASPLAPLLYATAISAGAWLLDITQKEAAYFGILGIVFILFCGLACFIPVARHAKKLRKLNKK, encoded by the coding sequence ATGAAACTAGAAACAACGTCGCTTCCAAGCAACGATGCTTTCCCCTTTCCACCGGAAAGTCCGTCACCTGAAAAAGCGTCAAAAAATACAAACCTGTTCACTAAAAAAGTTATTTATTGGGGTTTGTGGGATTGGGGATCAGCCGCGTTCAACGCGATTGTCACCACGTTTATTTTTGCTTTCTACATTTCCAATCCGAAACTCTTTGGAGATCACGCAAACACATATCTGGGATGGGCCCTCGGTATCGCTGGTATCATTATCGCGCTCATCGCCCCAGCCCTCGGCCAAGCCGTGGATCGATCTGGAAAACGAGCCACCGTACTATCCATAACCACATTAGGCACCGCTGCAATTATCGCCTTGCTCTTCTTCGTCAAACCTGGTGAAGATTACCTGATGCTCGGTTTAGTCCTCATCGGAATCGGAAACATTCTCTTTGAAACTGGATCAGTGGTTTACAACTCGCTCCTATCTGACTTGGCAGACAAGGAACAGTACGGCAGAATTTCCGGTTTTGGCTGGGGTCTGGGATACCTTGGTGGTATCGTACTTTTACTCATTTTATTCGTTGGCTTTATCAATCCGGAGGTTGGCTGGTTCGGCGTTACTAGCTATCAAGGTTTAAATGTTCGCGTATCAATGCTCGTGGCCGCCGCATGGCTAGCAGGGTTTTCACTCCCACTCATTTTTACCTTAAAGAATAAGCCGCGTGCTGAGGAATCACCAGTAGATGGCTTCTTTAATGCCTACCGGGAGTTGTTCCGCTCTATTGCGGAATTATGGCGCAACGATCGTATCGTTCTTTGGTTCCTCATTTCTTCAGCCATTTACCGTGACGGACTCGCTGGAGTGTTCTCCTTTGGAGCCATCATTGCGGGCGTCGCATTCGGATTCTCCAACTCAGAAGTCATTTTGTTCGGCATTGCAGCAAACGTCGTGGCTGGTTTCTTCACCATCGGCTTTGGGTGGCTCGATGATCGCATCGGCGCAGCAAAAGTTGTTATCCTTTCGGTTTCATCAATGGTGATCCTCGGACTATGCGTATTCTTCTTTCATGACGGTCTCTTTGGCTTCACCGGCCATGAAATTTACTGGGCTTTCGGGTTGGCGCTCTGCGTCTTCGTCGGACCAACCCAGTCCGCATCCCGCACATACCTAGCACGGTTGGCTCCCGAAGGTGAAGAAGCTGAGATCTTCGGACTATATGCAACAACCGGCCGTGCCGCATCCCCGCTAGCTCCGTTGCTGTACGCTACTGCAATTTCTGCCGGCGCCTGGCTCCTTGATATCACACAAAAAGAAGCAGCGTACTTCGGCATCCTCGGCATCGTGTTTATTCTATTTTGCGGTTTAGCTTGCTTTATTCCAGTTGCTCGACACGCAAAGAAGCTACGGAAACTGAATAAGAAGTAG
- the cysS gene encoding cysteine--tRNA ligase: MALHIYDSATRSMREFTSLTPGKASIYLCGATVQGSPHIGHMRSALAFDVLVRWLRRSGYETMMVRNVTDIDDKILAKSAQEGREYWAHAYKYENEFTQAYDALGVLRPTYEPRATGHIPEMVAFIARLIERGHAYAGDPGNVYFDVASLPDYGSLTRQTLDDFVDDDVAPDKRNPRDFALWKAAKPGEPETASWETPWGRGRPGWHLECSAMAGKYLGESFDIHAGGIDLRFPHHENEQAQSHAAGYGFAQYWMHNAWVTIDGEKMSKSLGNSLIVSNILQQYPAVIVRLALGTVHYRSTVAYSERTLTEAGAVWDRLAGFVQRSIDEVGEVSAEDVAGIGLADLPEQFVDAMDDDLNVSAALAVIHEHVTSGNNALAANEDTEARREQLLVRAMLDVLGLDPCASPWREKNSTGAQYYDALDALVHTILADRAAARAAKDWARADSLRDSLQAAGIHVEDSAAGARWKIGDK; this comes from the coding sequence ATGGCACTACATATATATGACTCTGCAACCCGCTCAATGCGTGAATTTACTTCGTTGACTCCTGGCAAGGCGAGCATTTATCTGTGTGGTGCTACCGTGCAGGGTTCTCCGCATATTGGACATATGCGGTCGGCCTTAGCTTTCGACGTTTTGGTTCGGTGGCTTCGTCGTTCCGGCTATGAAACGATGATGGTACGTAACGTCACGGATATTGACGATAAAATTTTGGCCAAGTCTGCCCAAGAGGGCCGCGAATACTGGGCGCACGCCTACAAGTATGAGAATGAGTTCACCCAAGCATACGATGCGTTGGGCGTTCTGCGGCCTACCTATGAGCCCCGTGCAACTGGTCATATTCCAGAGATGGTGGCTTTTATTGCACGGTTGATTGAGCGTGGGCATGCTTATGCGGGTGATCCGGGAAATGTGTATTTCGATGTTGCGTCATTGCCTGATTATGGTTCGTTAACGCGGCAAACGTTGGATGATTTTGTGGACGACGACGTTGCACCGGACAAGCGTAATCCGCGTGATTTTGCACTGTGGAAGGCGGCGAAGCCAGGGGAACCTGAAACTGCATCGTGGGAGACCCCATGGGGTCGTGGCCGGCCAGGATGGCATCTGGAATGCTCCGCGATGGCTGGAAAATATCTGGGTGAATCCTTTGACATTCACGCCGGTGGAATAGATCTGCGGTTCCCGCATCATGAAAATGAGCAAGCTCAGTCCCACGCCGCTGGTTATGGTTTCGCGCAGTATTGGATGCACAACGCTTGGGTTACTATCGATGGCGAAAAAATGAGCAAGTCACTGGGTAACTCGCTTATTGTGTCGAATATTCTGCAACAGTATCCGGCGGTTATTGTGCGGTTAGCTTTAGGAACTGTGCATTACCGGTCCACTGTCGCATACTCGGAGCGTACATTAACAGAAGCTGGTGCGGTTTGGGATCGTCTTGCTGGTTTCGTGCAACGTTCGATCGATGAAGTTGGCGAAGTATCTGCTGAGGATGTTGCTGGGATTGGATTGGCTGATCTGCCAGAGCAATTTGTCGATGCTATGGACGATGATCTCAACGTATCGGCTGCGCTCGCGGTGATTCATGAGCATGTTACGTCCGGCAACAATGCGTTAGCTGCGAATGAAGATACAGAAGCTCGCCGGGAACAATTACTCGTTCGTGCTATGCTCGATGTTCTTGGCCTAGATCCGTGTGCATCGCCGTGGCGGGAGAAGAATTCCACCGGGGCACAGTATTACGATGCACTTGATGCACTCGTACACACTATCTTGGCTGATCGCGCAGCAGCTCGTGCAGCAAAAGATTGGGCGCGGGCGGACTCTTTGCGCGATTCGCTACAAGCGGCGGGGATTCATGTGGAAGATTCGGCAGCAGGAGCTCGCTGGAAGATCGGAGATAAATGA